In one Lolium rigidum isolate FL_2022 chromosome 3, APGP_CSIRO_Lrig_0.1, whole genome shotgun sequence genomic region, the following are encoded:
- the LOC124696438 gene encoding formin-like protein 8 codes for MPPAIALLLAQLVLCSCVSPAVSGDVVGARRVLHQPLFPIEWTPPPSPPPPPAPDFTSDPSPPAVTPGAPPGDFFPPAPPAAGGGVGVGGGSGTTTSPTTIAADVSNPPSASAAGSGPKKATIVAAGAAAAAGVALLGFACAFLITGRARRRCESQKLLGPDGGPAHRRTAPAATDFLYVGTMEPATPAHQHRGPTSADLAGSPYRKLRNERARRGVCLDEATDHPSPELRPLPPLRRAPTMGSSDEEAAYYTPRQRSGGSGSGGGGGACGETWSEASASSPPTTTTASRRSLPSMTSDFFPPVAALPPPPARSRRTRTPPRTRFSTGSTPDVKQVISPSPRPLQPTNPPPRPPPPPPPPPPPAPAKSHTAPKPPPPPPPPMASTNRIPPKTAEPTSRRRLMKPLPPEGPRIAMSMPITASATADNNGSTSMQAGDDSAGGLPKLKPLHWDKVRATSDRAMVWDQLKSSSFQLDEDMIEALFMNNSMPAAPARDAGRKPGMPPFRQEERVLDPKKAQNIAILLRALNVTREEVSDALLDGNAECLGSELLETLVKMAPTKEEEVKLRDYSGDLSKLGTAERFLKTVLDIPFAFKRVDAMLYRANFETETNYLRKSFETLEAACEDLRGSRLFLKLLEAVLRTGNRMNVGTNRGEAKAFKLDTLLKLADVKGADGKTTLLHFVVQEMIRSEDAKSEKETASSNEHFHKQGLKVVSGLSSELGNVKKAASMDFDVLHSYVSKLETGLEKIKSVLQLERQCTQGQRFFIAMQGFLTEAEKEIERVRGEEKRALGRVKDITDYFHGDASKEEAHPLRIFMVVRDFLSTLDHVCREVGRMQQDRTVVGSARSFRISATTSLPVLSLYGQRRENKSDDDDSMSS; via the exons ATGCCTCCCGCCATCGCGCTGCTCCTCGCGCAGCTCGTGCTCTGCAGCTGCGTCTCGCCGGCGGTGTCCGGCGATGTCGTCGGCGCCAGGCGTGTGCTGCACCAGCCGCTCTTCCCCATTGAGTGGACTCCgcccccgtcgccgccgcctccaccagctcCAGACTTCACTTCTGACCCCAGTCCTCCCGCAGTGACGCCTGGTGCCCCTCCCGGCGACTTCTTTCCTCCTGCGCCGCCCGCAGCTGGTGGAGGTGTCGGTGTCGGTGGCGGTAGCGGTACGACCACCTCCCCCACCACCATCGCCGCCGACGTCTCCAACCCGCCGTCCGCCTCTGCTGCAGGCAGCGGCCCCAAGAAGGCGACCATAGTGGCGGCCggggcagccgccgccgccggtgtcgCGCTGCTCGGCTTCGCGTGCGCGTTCCTCATCAccggccgcgcccgccgccgATGCGAGTCGCAGAAGCTTCTCGGCCCCGACGGCGGGCCGGCACACCGCCGCACTGCCCCCGCCGCCACCGACTTCCTCTACGTCGGCACGATGGAGCCCGCCACGCCCGCGCACCAACACCGCGGGCCCACCAGCGCCGACCTCGCCGGGTCACCGTACCGCAAGCTGCGGAACGAGCGCGCGCGGCGCGGCGTGTGCCTCGACGAGGCCACCGACCACCCGAGCCCGGAGCTCCGCCCGCTCCCGCCGCTGCGGCGCGCGCCCACGAtgggctcctccgacgaggaggccgCGTACTACACGCCGCGGCAGCGCTCGGGGGGCTCTGgctccggcggaggcggcggcgcgtgcggcgAGACGTGGAGCGAGGCGAGCGCGTCCAGcccgcccaccaccaccaccgcatccCGCCGCAGCCTTCCCAGCATGACCAGCGACTTCTTTCCCCCGGTCGCCGCGCTCCCGCCGCCCCCTGCACGATCCCGCCGCACGCGCACACCCCCGCGCACGCGCTTCTCCACTGGCtctactcccgacgtcaagcagGTCATCTCACCATCCCCGCGGCCGCTGCAACCCACCAACCCACCTCcacggccaccgccaccacctcctcctccaccaccaccagcgcCGGCAAAGTCTCACACAGCTCCAAAaccccctcctccaccgccgccaccgatgGCGTCAACCAACAGAATTCCCCCAAAGACAGCCGAGCCGACATCGAGGCGCCGGTTGATGAAGCCGCTGCCGCCGGAAGGTCCCCGCATTGCCATGTCGATGCCGATCACGGCGTCGGCAACCGCGGATAACAACGGGAGCACGTCAATGCAGGCCGGGGACGACTCCGCCGGCGGTCTGCCGAAGCTGAAGCCGCTGCACTGGGACAAGGTGCGGGCGACCTCCGACCGCGCCATGGTCTGggaccagctcaagtcaagctcaTTCCA GTTGGATGAGGACATGATCGAGGCGCTCTTCATGAACAACTCGATGCCCGCCGCGCCGGCGAGGGACGCCGGGAGGAAGCCCGGCATGCCGCCGTTCCGGCAGGAGGAGAGGGTGCTCGACCCCAAGAAAGCACAGAACATCGCCATCCTGCTTCGTGCCTTGAATGTCACGCGCGAGGAGGTCTCGGATGCGCTCTTGGATG GCAATGCTGAGTGTTTGGGCAGTGAACTTTTGGAAACGTTGGTCAAGATGGCACCTACTAAAGAGGAGGAAGTCAAACTACGAGATTACAGTGGCGACTTATCGAAGCTGGGAACCGCAGAACGTTTTCTCAAGACTGTACTGGATATACCTTTTGCCTTCAAAAGAGTTGATGCGATGCTGTACCGAGCGAATTTTGAGACAGAGACCAATTACCTAAGGAAATCGTTTGAAACACTAGAG GCCGCTTGTGAAGATCTTAGAGGTAGCAGGCTGTTCCTCAAACTCCTTGAGGCGGTGCTGAGAACTGGAAACCGGATGAATGTCGGCACAAACAGGGGTGAGGCTAAGGCCTTTAAGCTCGACACCCTACTAAAGCTCGCGGACGTCAAGGGAGCAGATGGTAAAACCACACTGCTGCATTTTGTTGTCCAAGAAATGATTCGATCAGAAGACGCAAAATCTGAAAAGGAAACCGCCAGCTCTAACGAGCACTTCCATAAGCAAGGCCTGAAAGTGGTGTCGGGGCTGAGCAGCGAGCTCGGAAACGTGAAGAAGGCAGCCTCCATGGACTTCGATGTTCTGCACAGCTATGTCAGTAAGCTTGAAACAGGCCTTGAGAAGATCAAGTCCGTGTTGCAGCTCGAAAGGCAATGCACGCAGGGCCAGAGATTCTTCATAGCAATGCAGGGCTTTCTGACGGAAGCCGAGAAGGAAATCGAGCGAGTGAGAGGCGAGGAGAAGAGGGCTCTGGGGAGAGTGAAAGACATCACCGACTACTTCCACGGCGACGCCTCAAAGGAGGAGGCTCACCCCCTGAGAATATTCATGGTGGTGAGGGACTTCCTGTCGACGCTGGATCATGTCTGCAGGGAGGTTGGCCGGATGCAGCAGGACAGAACCGTCGTCGGGTCCGCAAGGTCGTTCCGTATCTCAGCGACAACCTCACTGCCGGTTCTAAGTCTGTACGGCCAACGACGGGAGAACAAGTCCGACGACGATGATAGTATGTCGTCGTAG